In Candidatus Neomarinimicrobiota bacterium, the genomic stretch TCCCACAAGATTCTGAGTCTTGCGTGTCTACCAGTTTCACCACCGCGGCGGCAGTGCGTAATTTAGCTTCAGTGGTCAAAAAGTCAAGTGATTGATAATTTTCTACTCCACTAATTCATAGTAAGTATAATATCTGTTTCGGTGAATACGTTCGTTCTGAAAGCTGGGGACATTCATCTTGATATTTTAAGCGTTCAGCGGTAATTTTTCCTGCTACTTAATAAAATATCAGTGAAGGGAAACGGAAAGGAATAAACTTATTCCAGCCATAAGGAATATAGCTTTTTAAGAACACCGAACAATGAAAAATTCTAATAATAAATATAAATATGTGGGCAAATCGGTAGTTCGAATTGACGCAAGGGATAAGGTTACCGGCAGAACAGATTTTATCAAAGATCTGAATTTCCCTCGAATGCTATATGCCAAGATGGTTTTGAGCCCAAATCCTCACGCGAAGATAACCGGCATAGCCACTTCAAAAGCAAAGCGAATGAGCGGAGTGAAAACTGTTCTTACGGGAAAAGACGTTCTCGGCAAAAATCAGGTCGGCTTGATACTTCAGGACCAGCCGCTCTTCGCTGCGGAGAAGGTGAGATATGTGGGGGATTGTGTGGCGCTAATTGTGGCTGAATCTGAAGAGACGGCGGATAGAGCTGCGTCTAAAGTAGAGTTAGATTTAAAACCGATAAAAGCGCTGTATTCAGCAAGGGAAAGCTTCTCGTCTAAGAGGTTAAGGATTCATCCGGGCGGGAACATCGTATCTCATCTGAAATTGCGTAAGGGAAACCACGCCTCTCCTCTCAAAGATGCGGATGTCATTGTGGAAGCGGAGCTGAAAACACCTCATCAGGAACACGCCTATCTTGAGACCTTAGGAACAGTGGCTGTGTCGCATAAAGACGGCTCAATTACGATTTACGGCAGTATTCAATGCCCTTATTATGTCCAGCGTTCCATATCCGAGACATTAGGGATTAGTTATAACAAAGTAAAAATTATTCAGTCCGCAACGGGCGGAGCGTTCGGTGGTAAAGAGGATGTTCCCGGTGAAATCTGCTCCAGGGCGGCTCTTGCCGCTGTGATTACAGGAAGGCCGGTGAGAATGATTCTTGAGCGGGCGGAAGATGCCATCTATTCAAGTAAGCGGCATCCCTTTGAGATGACCTATAAAATCGGCGCAAAAAAGAACGGTAAACTTGTGGGGGTCATAGCCGAACAATACGCCGCCGCCGGCGCATATGCAACGCTGTCCCCGGTAGTTATGTTTCGCGCAGTAGTTCACGCTGCGGGACCTTATGATATTCCCAACGTGAAAGTGGACACATATTCCTGTTATACAAATCATCCACCGTCAGGAGCATTTAGAGGTTTCGGCGGGCCACAATCCGCATTCGGAATTGAACGGATAATGGACATATTAGCCGATGAACTCGGAATGGACCCTATGGAATTGAGGGAACGTAACCTGCTCAAAAAAGGAAAACGAACCGCCACCAATCAGCTGATAAAAGAAAGTATCGGTCTTTCAGAAACAGTGGCTGTGGTCAAGAAATCCAAAGTTTGGAAGAGCAGAAATTCCACTAAAATTAAAGATGACCGATACGCCATTGGTGTTGGAGTCGCGTGCATGCATTACGGCAATACGCTGGGAGCGATGGGGTGGTATCTTGATGGAGCGGGCGCTTATGTACAAGTACATCGGGATGGTTCCGTCTCCGTAGCGGTGGGCATTACGGAATTGGGGCAGGGTTCAGGCACTACTCTGATGCAAATGACAGCGGAAGCTTTTGGTCTGAAAACAGACCGGATAAAAATCTTGGAAGTGGATACCAGTTATGTTCCCGACAGCGGTCCGACTGTGGCTTCCCGCAGCACTACAATGAGCGGAAATGCCATACTTGATGCCGCTCGTCAACTAAAACCCGATCTTATAAAAGCAGCGGCAGGAGTTTTTGGCGCTGCGCCGTCAAAAGTTGAAATCAAGAACGACCGCGCATATATGAAAGACGATAGCAAGAAGAGTATTTCATTTGAGGCAGTGGCAGAATACGCTTTCAGGCATAACACAAAACTCGCCGCAGCAGGATGGTGGGTTGCGCCGCATTCTAAGTGGGATATCAAGACGGGAATGGGAAATACTTATTTTGCGTATTCCTATGCTTCTCATCTTGTTAAAGTGCGTGTTGACAAACTTACCGGTAAGGTTAAGGTTTTAGAAGTAATCGCTGCCCATGATGTTGGAAGAGCTATAAATCCTGAGGGAGTGCGAGCTCAGGCGGAAGGTGGAATAGTTCAAGGAATAGGTTATGCACTGACTGAAGACCTGAAATATCAGGATGGCAAACTGTTGAATCCTTATTTTTCAAATTACATATTGCCCTACCCGTTGGAGACTCCTAAAATTAGTACGCATATCATAGAAGAGCTGGGACCCGATGGTCCGTTCGGTGCTAAAAGTATGGGGGAACCTCCTATCATCCCGATTGGAGCTGCAATCGTAAGCGCTGTCTCAAATGCTCTTGGAGTTCAGTTCGCAGAGATGCCCCTAACTCCCGAGGTCATTCTTCAAGGAACAGGCGAACTCTCAATTGGTTGAACTGCACCCCGCATCGTTTGGAGCGCTCGTCCGTTCAATCTTCACAGAACTGAAAGATCACAACAGCATATTCAGCTTACCCGAAAGCAAATGGTATAAAGCCCGAAGCGGAGTGGACTGTTCGGTCGAATTTAACGGGAAAAAAGCTTCAACGCCGCTTGGTCCCGCAGCCGGTCCGCACACGCAGATGGCGCAGAATATTGTACTTTCCTGGCTTGGAGGGGGAAGAATAATCGAACTCAAGACAATTCAAATAAATGATAAACTGGATATAGCCCGACCGTGCATTGATGCCGCCAATGTCGGTTATAATATTGAGTGGTCTCAGGAATTGAGACTTGAGAGCTCCTTGAAAGAATATGTATCGGCAATGATGCTGATTGAAATGCTGAAATCAGAAGACGTCCTTGATGACGGCGGCGCATCCGGCGACACAATATATGATATGAGTGTGGGTTATGATCTTGCGGGTGTTCAGTCTAAGGAAGTGAAGAGCTGGATAAGTTCTATGATGAACGCCGGAACTATTATTTCCGATTTAAGAAACGAAATTCCTGCCGAATATTCTCATTTGAAAGAACTGAATTTTCCCGAAGAGATAAGCGGCTCGATTACGTTAAGTACTTTCCATGGATGTCCGGCTCACGAGATCGAGTCAATATCAGAGTTTTTCTTGAAAGAGTTAAATGTGGATGTGGTAATAAAGTTAAATCCAACACTGCTTGGCAAGAAAAAAGTGGACGAACTTCTTCACGATGTTATGGGTTATGATGATATAAAAACTCAGCAGAAATTTTTCGATGTCGATCTCCAATTTGAACAGGCTGTCGAGATGGTGGGACGCTTAGGCGGAGTGGCAGATTCAGAAGGACGCCGCTTCGGCGTAAAATTCAGCAATACGCTTGTTGTTACGAATCATAAAAGCTATTTCCCGGATGACGAGATAATGTATATGTCAGGGCCGCCATTGCACGTCATCACAATGAATCTTGTGAACGAATTCAGAAAAGTAGTGGGAGGTGAGTTACCCGTTTCATTTTCCGCCGGAATTGACAGCTTGAACTTTGCCGATGCGGTTTCAATCGGATTGGTACCCGTGACTGTTTGCACAGACCTGCTTCGGCCGGGCGGTTACGGCAGAATGCATAAATACCTGAACCGCTTGGGAGACGAGATGGAGAAGTCCGGAGCCGGAAACATAAGAGAATTTGTGGAGAAACGAGCAGGGGGAAGTATTGATTACGCTAACGCGGTTCTCTCGAATACTGAAAAAGTAACAGAAGCGGTAAGATCAGATCAGAGATATAGAAGCGAAGCAAACAATCTTGTTCCCAAAAAAATTGGATCGAAACTCCATCTATTCGATTGTGTGAATTGTGATAAATGTATTCCCGTTTGTCCGAATGTATCAAATTTCTATATCGAACTAAAACCCTTCGAGGTGAATTTTGATATAATGGAATTCGACGGTGAAAAAGTTCAGATAACAGACGGCGGAACATTCACTGTTGAAAAAGAACATCAATTGGCGAATTACGCCGATTTCTGTAATGAGTGCGGCAACTGCGATGTTTTCTGTCCCGAAGACGGCGGACCATTTATCGAGAAACCTCGTTTCTTCAGTTCTATGGAGACTTTCAAACTTTATTCCGATGAAGACGGTTTTTTCGTTTATCGGAATGGCAATATAGATGTAATTCTCGCTCGGGGATCGGGAGAGGAATTTGAACTGACACAAAGCGAAAATGGTTTAGATAAATTCAGTGATGGAAAAATTGATACAACTATAAGCAGTGAAAATGGTGAAATAAAAAGCGCTGAAGCGAGGAGTGGTTGTCCCGGCGGGCATCAACTCTCTCTAAAGACTTATTTCGTTATGAAAACACTTTTGAATTCCGTGACAAATTCCGGTTCAACGAATTTCGTCAGGACGGTTTTAGAAGAGAGTGTCGCCTGATGCTGATAGTCAACACCACTATAATTACAGGGGATGCAAATCGACCGCTTATTCAGGATGGAGCGATTGCCATAGAAGGAACGAAAATAGCGGCAGTTGGTAATTTAAGTGATTTGAAAGATAAATATCCCGAGTTGGAGGAGTTCGACGCCAAAGGAAGCGTCATAGCTCCTGGATTAGTGAACGCTCATATGCACCTTTACAGTTCGCTGGCAAGGGGAATGCCTCCTCCGTCTTCTCAGCCGAAGAATTTTGTTGAAGTGCTTGAAAAGATATGGTGGCGATTGGACAAGGCGTTGAATATGGAAGATCTGTATCTGTCAGCAATGGTTGGTTTGATAGAAAGCGCAAAGGCAGGCGTAACCACGGTCATTGACCACCATTCGAGTCCTAACGCTATCGGCGGAAGTCTTACCACGATCGCTAATGCGGTTGGTGAAGTAGGGATGAGAGGCGTGTTATGCTACGAAGTTTCTGACAGGGATGGAGAAAAAAAACGTGATGAAGGTATAAAGGAAAATTCTGATTTTATAACTGCTTCAAAAAATAATTCCGGGAGCTGCGCAGGCATATTCGGTCTGCATGCTTCATTTACACTTTCGGATGCGACTCTGAAATCAGCGGTGGAAGCCAACAACGGGAAGCGGTTTCATATACACGTTGGTGAGGACGCGGCGGACATAAAAGACTCGCTTGATAAATACGGCGTGAGTGTTGTCAAGCGATTAACTTCGTTAGGCATATTAAATAGTGACTCAATAGCCGCTCACTGCGTCCATCTTGCAGAAGGCGACTTGCGTCTGTTAAAGGAGTCAGGAGTTCTGGTAACTCATCAACCGCAATCCAACGCCAATAACGCTGTGGGAAGAGCGCCTATCCCGGAGTTGGTAAAAGCAGGTGTAAAAGTTGGGCTTGGAACCGACAGCTACACCTACAATCTGTTGGAAGAAGCTCATTTTGCTCTTTTGAATCATAATAAATCAAACGGCGGTCCTTTATCCATTAATAATTTGAATCAGATGTTGAGCGAGAATGCTAAGGCCGCCTCTGCATATCTCGGAGTGAAACTCGGGACAATTACAGAGGGAGCGGAAGCTGATTTAGCTCTGTATAACTATAATTCTCCCACACCGCTGACGGAGGACAATGTTTCTTCGCATCGATACTACGGGCTAAGATCAATGAGTCCTCACAGCGTAATATCCGGGGGTGAACTGATTGTGGAAGATTATCGAATGACAAAATTGAAAGAAGATGACATTATGAATAATTCACGCAAAGCCGCCTCTGCGCTCTGGGGTAGAATGTAACGGGAGGTATAATTGACAGATAAGATAAATTGGAATGCGGCTTCAAAAGCCGCAACTGATATTCTTGATATGGTGGGAAGAACGCCGTTGGTAAGGCTTAGAAAGGTAAGCGAATCGATCAATGCGGATATTTACGGGAAAGTAGAATGGTATAGTATGTCCGGCAGTCTTAAGGACAGGATTTACAAACGTATGTTCGAGGAGGCGGAGAAAAGAGGTGATCTAAAACCGGGCATGACAGTATTGGAATGCTCCACCGGCAACGCAGGAATCGCATGTTCATTTCTTGCGGCGGTAAAGGGGTATAAGTGTATAATCGTGATGCCTGAAGGGATGAGCGAAGAACGTAAAAAATTGGATATTGCTTACGGCTCTGAAATGGTATATACGCCAGGCGGCGAAAGCGACGTTGACCTTGCATTGGAGAAATTAGAGGAAATTCGAAGCGCTGACCCGGAGAAATATTGGGTGCCTGCGCAGTTCGAAAACACAGATAATATCGCGGCTCATGAAGCCACCACGGGACCTGAGATTTGGGAACAGATGGAAGGGAATATTGATATATTTGTCGCTTCGCAGGGTACAGGCGGAACGCTTACTGGAATAGGAAAGTATCTGAAAAGTGTAGGCTCCAAAGCAAAAATGTTTGCCGTCGAGCCGTCGGAGTGTCCACTCTTATCGAAAAGAGAATGGGGAGAGCATAAAATTGAGGGGATCGGAGACGGGTTCGTTCCGAAAAATCTGCATTTGGAATTGTTGAGCGGGATAGTTACCACCACTTCCGATGAATCATTGGTGATGGCGCGGCGATTGGCGAGAGAAGAAGGACTTCTCTGCGGAATTTCAAGCGGCTGCAATGTTGTAGCCGCAATTAAACTTTCTAAACGATTTCCTGAAGTCAAGCGAATAGTGACTATGCTGAATGATACGGGTCAGCGTTATTTTTCGACTGAGCTGATGGGCGAACCGAAATATGTGGATGTCCCGGACAGAGAACATCCTATGGATGCGTATACAATAGAAGAATTAGATAAATATCAGTCCGGCTGGACGATAGTTGATTAAGGAGATAATTGGTGAACGAAAAATATAAAATCGAAGTGGAATCCGTGCAGGAAGACCTCGTTTCCTTTCTGAGGGAGATAGTTGAGATTCCAAGTCCCAGCTGCGAAGAAAAGGAAGTTGCCGAGCGGGTTAAAAGTGAGATGGAAAAACTCGGATATGACGAGGTAAGGATCGACAGCTTCGGGAATGTCATAGGAAAATTAGGTGACGGCAATAAAATAATATTGTATGATTCTCATATGGACACAGTTGGAATCGGCGACCCTGATTCATGGTCGCACGACCCTTATAAAGGGAAGGTCGAGGATGGGATAATTTATGGTCGAGGCACAGGCGATAATAAGGGCGGTCTCGCTTCGATGATTTACGGCGGCGCTGTCGCTAAAAAAATGGGGATGTTAGAAGGTGTTACTTTGTATGTAGTCGGCTCCGCCCAGGAAGAAGTATCAGATGGTTTGGCATATAAGACAGTGATAACAGAAGACGGCTTACGTCCTGATGTAGTCGTACTCGGAGAGTGCACCGGCCTGAAAATTTACAGAGGACAGAGAGGTAGAATGGAGATAACTGTGACGACGCGAGGTCTGTCCTGTCACGCCAGCGCTCCTGATAGAGGGGAAAACGCTATCTATAAAATGACACGGATTATAAATGGGATAGAGCAGCTAAATTCCGATCTGAAGGATGATGATTTTCTCGGAAAAGGTACTGTTGCCGTTACCAAAATGGAGGTGGATACGCCTTCGCTGAACGCAATTCCCGATAAAGCGGTGATCTATATCGACAGGCGGCTCACAGCAGGCGAAACGAAGGAATCCGCACTTGCCGAAATCAGTGAAATAGCAGGCAACGACGGCGAAGTCGAAGTCTCCCAATATGAATCAACTTCTTACACAGGGAAAAAGGACGGAATGGAGAAATATTATCCTACGTGGCATTTGGAACCCGGTCATCCGGCGCTAAAAGCTGCGGAAGCGGCATACAGGGAGATATTCGGAGAGGAACCTGTAGTTGACAAATGGACGTTCAGCACGAACGGCGTATATACGGCGGGAATAGAAGGGATACCCACATTCGGTCTCGGACCGTCCGTAGAAGAAGTGACCCATTCTGTGAACGATCAGGTCAGCATATCAGATTTATTGAGCGCGGCGGCATTTTATGCCGGTTATCCATCGTTTTATTCTAATGGCGCCGAGTAAGAGTCGCTGATAAATCAATTTAACGGGAGAAGAATATTTGGATTTAAAAGGTAGAGATTATATAGAAACTTCTGATTGGTCGAATGAAGAGTTGGAGGAGTTGCTTAAAGTTGCAGGCGAACTAAAAGAGAAATTCAAAAACGGAGAATCGCATAAAATACTCTCCGATAAAACGCTCTTTATGCTTTTCTTCGATAAGTCAACCCGAACCCGCAATTCGTTTGAGGCGGGTATGACGCAATTGGGAGGTCACGCTCATTTCATTGATTCAGAAACTTCTCAGGTGGCTCACGGCGAAAGCCCGAAGGATATGGGTATAATTCTTTCGGGATATGGTCACGGGATTGCAATTCGACACGACCTGTTTCCCGGCGAGGGAAACTCATATATGCGGGAGGTAGCGGAACACGCTAACGTTCCTATAATTAATATGCAGTGCGATGTTGATCATCCCTGTCAAACTATCGCTGACCTGATGACCATCAGGGAATTATATGGAAACGACCTAAAGGGAAGGAAGATAGCGGTAAGTTGGGCTTATGCTCCGTCTTACGCCAAGCCGATGTCGGTTCCTCAGGGACTGATAACGCTTATGCCGCGGTTTGGAATGGATGTGGTTCTCGCTCATCCGCCGGAATTTAAGCTTATGCCTGAAATGATTGAAAAAGCGGAAAAATACGCCGCGGAAAACGGAACCAAGTTTGAGGTGGTTGATTCAATGGAAGCGGCATTTGAAGATGCGGACATTGTATATCCAAAAAGTTGGGGATGTATTGATCTCTTCGAAAAGCCCGAAGAGTCGCTTGAATTATCCAAAAAGTATTCTGATTGGTTATGTGACGATGATCTGATGCGTGCGGCGAAGGATGAGTCGGTGTATATGCACTGTCTCCCCGCCGACAGGGGTAATGAAGTAACCGACTCCGTCATAGACGGGAATCATTCTGTCGTGTATCAGGAAGCTGAAAACAGATTACACACCTGCAAAGCCATTATGGCATTAACGATGTGAGAACATAATGCCGAATGTCACAGGACTGAAATGTATTGAATGCGGAGACGAGGTAGCCGAATCAGGTGTGCAGTATCTGTGTGAATCCTGCGGCGGAAATTTGGAAGTTATGTATGATTATGAGAAGGCGAAAGAAGAGTGGAATGAAAAATTTACTGAAAACAGCAAAGAATATTCTATTTGGCGATACGCCCCGCTTTTACCTGTGAAACCGTTGAATTTAGGAGGGTTAAAGGTTGGCTGGACTCCATTGGTAGAAAGCGATAGGTTAAGAGATATGCTTGAAATGTCGCAGCTTTATCTTAAGGACGATACACAAAATCCAACTGCCTCATTAAAGGATAGAGCGACTGCAATCGCGCTGGCAAAATCAGTGGAACTCAATATCAGTACCGTTACCTGTGCTTCAACCGGGAACGCGGCATCTTCATTATCGGGGCTGTCAGCTGCTATAGGATTAGAAGTTAATATATTTGTGCCTGAAAATGCTCCTGTGCCAAAAATTTCACAGATGTTGCTCTACGGAGCGAATGTATATAAAATCAAAGGTAATTATGATGATGCGCTCGATCTTAGTATTCAATCTACCATTAAATTCGGTTGGTATAACAGGAGTTCGGGGTATAATCCGTATTTGTCAGAGGGCAAAAAAACGGTGGCATTTGAAATATGCGAACAATTGGATTGGAACGCGCCTGATGCGGTTGTAGTTCCTGTCGGTGACGGCTGTATTATCGGCGGAGTTCATAAGGGATTTTATGATCTGCTTCAGATAGGTATGATATCGAAGATGCCGCGACTGATAGCCGTTCAGGCGGAGGGAGCAAATCCCATAGTTGAGGCGTTTGACAGCGGGAACGATTTGAAAGATTCTGAGGCAAATACGATAGCGGACGGTATCGCTGTGGGCAAGCCGCGTGAAGGACAGAAAGCGCTAAGGGCTATCAGGGAAACAGAAGGGTATGCAGTAGCCGTTTCTGATAACGCGATACTTGAAGCTGTTAACACGCTATCATCGAAATGTGGAATATTTGTTGAACCGGCTGCAGCTGCTTCTTTAGCCGGACTCCATAAGTGCTTGAATGATAGCGTGATACATAAAAACGATAGAGTGATTCTTCTTCTAACGGGTCATGGTTTAAAAGCACCCGAAGCTGCCATTGGAAACTTAAAAGCGAAAGAGATTGAACCCGATATTTCTGCCGTAACATAAGAAAGTTAAAATAATGTCATTATATAATCTAAAACTTAAAGTAAATGGCGTAAAATACTCTGAATTAGTTGATGTAAGAAAATTACTTCTCGATTTTATTAGGGAAGACCTGCATCTTACAGGCACAAAAGAAGCGTGCGGTGAGGGTGAATGCGGTTCCTGCACTATCATAATGAACGGCGAGGCTGTCAATCCGTGCCTTATATTCGCAGTAGAGGCTGACAATGCAGAGTTGACAACCATTGAAGGGCTTGAAATAGACGGTGAACTCGATTCAATTCAACAGGGATTTGTTGATGAACACGGGGTACAGTGCGGCTTTTGTATTCCGGGATTTATAATGACGGCGCGTGCGGCAATGAATTCGAACTCGAAAATGAAAGCTGCGGAAATTCCATTCGCTGTATCAGGCAATCTGTGCCGATGTACCGGTTACGTGAAAATCTTCAAATCCATCGAAAAGGCGCTGAAATTGGAGAAGAGATAGTGGATTATTTTAAGCCGGCAAGTAAAAAAGAGCTTTTGAGAACTATTTCCGGTTCTTCATTTGATAAAAGCAAAGATCTCCTGTTAGCGGGAGGCACCGATATTGTAGTGCAAATGGAGCATTTTGGACTTGAACCTAAAAAACTGCTTGATATAAAAGGGATAAAATCTCTAAAAGGGATTCGTAAAACAGGTAACACCATCCACATTGGCACGCTGACAACGGTTACAGAGCTTCTCGAATCGAAGATTATAGCGAAGAACGCTCCGCTATTACGTCAGGCGGCATTCTCCTTTGCGGCAACACAAATCAGAAATCGTTCCACAATCGGCGGAAACCTATGTAACGCCTCACCCGCAGGCGATCTGATACCTCCATTATACGCATTAAAGGCGAAAGTAAAACTTGAATCAGCAAAAGGCGATAGGAATGTCCATATACAAAGCTTTTTTATAGGACCCGGTAAAACAATTCTTAAACGTGGTGAATTGCTTACCGAAATATCCTTCAAAGCATTAGAAAAAGACGAGAATAATTTTTTCTACAAGCTCGGTCAGCGGGAAGCAATGGCAATAGCGGTAATATCCATCGCTGGGAGATATAAGTTAGTAAACGGTAAATTCAAGAATGCAAGAATCGCCCTCGGGGCAGTGGCGCCAACGGTTATAAGAGCTGCGAAGACTGAAAAATGGCTTAACGGCAGTGAAAAAACAGAATTAATTTTGAAAAAGGCGGGAAAAATGGCGTCAGAAGAGTGTTCGCCTATATCTGATGTCCGTGGAAGTAGTGAATACAGGCGTTTGATGGTTGAAAAGTTGCTCAGTGATTTGCTGCTAATTTGATGATACGTCCCTAAAACAGTTGATGGTTGGCACAAATTCGGATAAATGTGCTATCTGTCACGATGATTTTAGAAATATCTGATAAATTTTAACTATGATTAGTAAAAACGTAAATATGGTAATTCTATGGACAGGATTTGCAATTGGATTCTGGCTGATAGATGCGTCAATTGATTCCATAATTTTCGGAAAAGGTTCGCTAATGGACCAAATTATTCTCCCGGGAACGGGGAAACTCATTTTTAGGCTAACAGTATCCATTATATTTATTATGATTGGTGTCTATCTTCATCTGAATAAGCCTGCCGCTGTTAAGAGTTCAGCCAATCTCGGGGGAAGTGATGCGATTCTTCAGAATATAATTGATAACATACCTCAACTTATATTCTGGAAAAACACCGACTTGGTATTTATCGGTTGTAATCAAAAGTTTGCGGAAAGTGTGGGCTTAAAATCTCCGTCAGAAGTAATAGGAAAAACGGATTATGAAATAGTTTCTAATCCGAAAGACGCTGATTTTTATCGTGAATGCGACATTAGGGTCATGGAATCCAAAAAGCCTGAAATTCATTCCAAAAGACATGAAATCCATGACGATGGGAAGGATGTTTGGCTTGATTTGAGCAGGA encodes the following:
- a CDS encoding xanthine dehydrogenase family protein, which gives rise to MKNSNNKYKYVGKSVVRIDARDKVTGRTDFIKDLNFPRMLYAKMVLSPNPHAKITGIATSKAKRMSGVKTVLTGKDVLGKNQVGLILQDQPLFAAEKVRYVGDCVALIVAESEETADRAASKVELDLKPIKALYSARESFSSKRLRIHPGGNIVSHLKLRKGNHASPLKDADVIVEAELKTPHQEHAYLETLGTVAVSHKDGSITIYGSIQCPYYVQRSISETLGISYNKVKIIQSATGGAFGGKEDVPGEICSRAALAAVITGRPVRMILERAEDAIYSSKRHPFEMTYKIGAKKNGKLVGVIAEQYAAAGAYATLSPVVMFRAVVHAAGPYDIPNVKVDTYSCYTNHPPSGAFRGFGGPQSAFGIERIMDILADELGMDPMELRERNLLKKGKRTATNQLIKESIGLSETVAVVKKSKVWKSRNSTKIKDDRYAIGVGVACMHYGNTLGAMGWYLDGAGAYVQVHRDGSVSVAVGITELGQGSGTTLMQMTAEAFGLKTDRIKILEVDTSYVPDSGPTVASRSTTMSGNAILDAARQLKPDLIKAAAGVFGAAPSKVEIKNDRAYMKDDSKKSISFEAVAEYAFRHNTKLAAAGWWVAPHSKWDIKTGMGNTYFAYSYASHLVKVRVDKLTGKVKVLEVIAAHDVGRAINPEGVRAQAEGGIVQGIGYALTEDLKYQDGKLLNPYFSNYILPYPLETPKISTHIIEELGPDGPFGAKSMGEPPIIPIGAAIVSAVSNALGVQFAEMPLTPEVILQGTGELSIG
- a CDS encoding glutamate synthase, with amino-acid sequence MVELHPASFGALVRSIFTELKDHNSIFSLPESKWYKARSGVDCSVEFNGKKASTPLGPAAGPHTQMAQNIVLSWLGGGRIIELKTIQINDKLDIARPCIDAANVGYNIEWSQELRLESSLKEYVSAMMLIEMLKSEDVLDDGGASGDTIYDMSVGYDLAGVQSKEVKSWISSMMNAGTIISDLRNEIPAEYSHLKELNFPEEISGSITLSTFHGCPAHEIESISEFFLKELNVDVVIKLNPTLLGKKKVDELLHDVMGYDDIKTQQKFFDVDLQFEQAVEMVGRLGGVADSEGRRFGVKFSNTLVVTNHKSYFPDDEIMYMSGPPLHVITMNLVNEFRKVVGGELPVSFSAGIDSLNFADAVSIGLVPVTVCTDLLRPGGYGRMHKYLNRLGDEMEKSGAGNIREFVEKRAGGSIDYANAVLSNTEKVTEAVRSDQRYRSEANNLVPKKIGSKLHLFDCVNCDKCIPVCPNVSNFYIELKPFEVNFDIMEFDGEKVQITDGGTFTVEKEHQLANYADFCNECGNCDVFCPEDGGPFIEKPRFFSSMETFKLYSDEDGFFVYRNGNIDVILARGSGEEFELTQSENGLDKFSDGKIDTTISSENGEIKSAEARSGCPGGHQLSLKTYFVMKTLLNSVTNSGSTNFVRTVLEESVA
- a CDS encoding ornithine carbamoyltransferase, which translates into the protein MDLKGRDYIETSDWSNEELEELLKVAGELKEKFKNGESHKILSDKTLFMLFFDKSTRTRNSFEAGMTQLGGHAHFIDSETSQVAHGESPKDMGIILSGYGHGIAIRHDLFPGEGNSYMREVAEHANVPIINMQCDVDHPCQTIADLMTIRELYGNDLKGRKIAVSWAYAPSYAKPMSVPQGLITLMPRFGMDVVLAHPPEFKLMPEMIEKAEKYAAENGTKFEVVDSMEAAFEDADIVYPKSWGCIDLFEKPEESLELSKKYSDWLCDDDLMRAAKDESVYMHCLPADRGNEVTDSVIDGNHSVVYQEAENRLHTCKAIMALTM
- a CDS encoding cysteine synthase family protein translates to MVGRTPLVRLRKVSESINADIYGKVEWYSMSGSLKDRIYKRMFEEAEKRGDLKPGMTVLECSTGNAGIACSFLAAVKGYKCIIVMPEGMSEERKKLDIAYGSEMVYTPGGESDVDLALEKLEEIRSADPEKYWVPAQFENTDNIAAHEATTGPEIWEQMEGNIDIFVASQGTGGTLTGIGKYLKSVGSKAKMFAVEPSECPLLSKREWGEHKIEGIGDGFVPKNLHLELLSGIVTTTSDESLVMARRLAREEGLLCGISSGCNVVAAIKLSKRFPEVKRIVTMLNDTGQRYFSTELMGEPKYVDVPDREHPMDAYTIEELDKYQSGWTIVD
- the ssnA gene encoding putative aminohydrolase SsnA → MLIVNTTIITGDANRPLIQDGAIAIEGTKIAAVGNLSDLKDKYPELEEFDAKGSVIAPGLVNAHMHLYSSLARGMPPPSSQPKNFVEVLEKIWWRLDKALNMEDLYLSAMVGLIESAKAGVTTVIDHHSSPNAIGGSLTTIANAVGEVGMRGVLCYEVSDRDGEKKRDEGIKENSDFITASKNNSGSCAGIFGLHASFTLSDATLKSAVEANNGKRFHIHVGEDAADIKDSLDKYGVSVVKRLTSLGILNSDSIAAHCVHLAEGDLRLLKESGVLVTHQPQSNANNAVGRAPIPELVKAGVKVGLGTDSYTYNLLEEAHFALLNHNKSNGGPLSINNLNQMLSENAKAASAYLGVKLGTITEGAEADLALYNYNSPTPLTEDNVSSHRYYGLRSMSPHSVISGGELIVEDYRMTKLKEDDIMNNSRKAASALWGRM
- a CDS encoding YgeY family selenium metabolism-linked hydrolase yields the protein MNEKYKIEVESVQEDLVSFLREIVEIPSPSCEEKEVAERVKSEMEKLGYDEVRIDSFGNVIGKLGDGNKIILYDSHMDTVGIGDPDSWSHDPYKGKVEDGIIYGRGTGDNKGGLASMIYGGAVAKKMGMLEGVTLYVVGSAQEEVSDGLAYKTVITEDGLRPDVVVLGECTGLKIYRGQRGRMEITVTTRGLSCHASAPDRGENAIYKMTRIINGIEQLNSDLKDDDFLGKGTVAVTKMEVDTPSLNAIPDKAVIYIDRRLTAGETKESALAEISEIAGNDGEVEVSQYESTSYTGKKDGMEKYYPTWHLEPGHPALKAAEAAYREIFGEEPVVDKWTFSTNGVYTAGIEGIPTFGLGPSVEEVTHSVNDQVSISDLLSAAAFYAGYPSFYSNGAE
- a CDS encoding threonine synthase, giving the protein MPNVTGLKCIECGDEVAESGVQYLCESCGGNLEVMYDYEKAKEEWNEKFTENSKEYSIWRYAPLLPVKPLNLGGLKVGWTPLVESDRLRDMLEMSQLYLKDDTQNPTASLKDRATAIALAKSVELNISTVTCASTGNAASSLSGLSAAIGLEVNIFVPENAPVPKISQMLLYGANVYKIKGNYDDALDLSIQSTIKFGWYNRSSGYNPYLSEGKKTVAFEICEQLDWNAPDAVVVPVGDGCIIGGVHKGFYDLLQIGMISKMPRLIAVQAEGANPIVEAFDSGNDLKDSEANTIADGIAVGKPREGQKALRAIRETEGYAVAVSDNAILEAVNTLSSKCGIFVEPAAAASLAGLHKCLNDSVIHKNDRVILLLTGHGLKAPEAAIGNLKAKEIEPDISAVT